A window of Campylobacter pinnipediorum subsp. pinnipediorum contains these coding sequences:
- the rplA gene encoding 50S ribosomal protein L1 — translation MGKTTKRFEELLKKVDNTKTYSLAEGVETVKNLASAKFDETVEIALKLNVDPRHADQMVRGSVILPAGTGKTVRVAVIAKDAKADEAKNAGADIVGSDDLIEDIQKGVINFDVLIATPNLMGLVGKVGRLLGPKGLMPNPKTGTVTMDVAQAINNAKGGQVNFRVDKQGNIHAGIGKVSFTKEQILDNATAFIKAINKHKPSAAKGRYVKNAKLSLTMSPSVTLDTQEVIDLK, via the coding sequence ATGGGAAAAACTACTAAAAGATTTGAAGAATTATTGAAAAAAGTTGACAATACTAAAACATATAGTTTAGCCGAAGGTGTTGAAACTGTTAAAAATTTAGCTTCTGCTAAATTTGATGAAACAGTAGAGATTGCATTAAAATTAAATGTTGATCCAAGACATGCTGATCAAATGGTTAGAGGTTCTGTTATTTTACCAGCCGGAACAGGAAAAACTGTTCGTGTTGCTGTTATAGCTAAAGATGCTAAAGCAGACGAGGCTAAAAATGCAGGTGCAGATATAGTAGGTTCTGATGATTTGATAGAAGATATTCAAAAAGGTGTTATTAATTTTGATGTGCTGATTGCTACACCAAATTTAATGGGTCTTGTTGGAAAAGTTGGTAGATTATTAGGGCCTAAAGGTTTAATGCCTAACCCTAAAACAGGAACAGTTACTATGGATGTTGCACAAGCTATCAATAATGCAAAAGGTGGACAGGTAAATTTCCGTGTTGATAAACAAGGAAATATACATGCTGGTATAGGCAAAGTTAGCTTTACTAAAGAGCAAATACTTGATAATGCAACAGCATTTATTAAAGCTATTAATAAACATAAGCCATCTGCTGCTAAAGGTAGATATGTTAAAAATGCTAAATTGTCATTGACAATGAGTCCATCTGTTACTCTTGATACTCAAGAAGTTATAGATTTAAAATAA
- the rplL gene encoding 50S ribosomal protein L7/L12, translating into MAITKEDVLEFISNLSVLELSELVKEFEEKFGVSAAPVMVAGAAGAAGEAAEEKTEFNIVLLDSGDKKINVIKVVRALTGLGLKEAKDAVEATPSVLKEGVSKDEAEAAKKELEEAGAKVELK; encoded by the coding sequence ATGGCAATTACTAAAGAAGATGTATTAGAGTTTATATCTAATCTTTCAGTTTTAGAACTTAGTGAATTAGTTAAAGAATTTGAAGAAAAATTTGGCGTTAGTGCTGCACCTGTTATGGTTGCTGGTGCTGCTGGTGCTGCTGGTGAAGCAGCTGAAGAGAAGACAGAATTTAATATTGTTCTTCTTGACTCTGGTGATAAGAAAATCAACGTTATTAAAGTTGTTAGAGCTCTTACAGGTCTTGGCCTTAAAGAAGCTAAAGATGCAGTTGAAGCAACTCCATCTGTTCTTAAAGAAGGTGTTAGTAAAGATGAAGCTGAAGCAGCTAAAAAAGAGCTTGAAGAAGCTGGTGCTAAAGTGGAGCTTAAATAA
- the rpoB gene encoding DNA-directed RNA polymerase subunit beta — translation MLNSLYSGNRLRVDFSDVVKEIDVPNLLQLQKKSFDNFLNLDNSQTESGIEKVFRSIFPIHDAQNRLSLEYVSSEIGKPKYTIRECIERGLTYSVNLKMKIRLIVHEKDEKTGEKIGIKDIKEQEIFIREIPLMTDRISFIINGVERVVVNQLHRSPGVIFKQEESSTVVNKLIYTAQIIPDRGSWLYFEYDTKDVLYVRINKRRKVPVTILFRALGYKKQDIIKLFYPIQTLNIKNNKFLTPFNPDDYVGRVEYDIKDENGNVVHQAGKRLTKKKIDKLIEDGLKTVEYPIEGLIGRYLASPLVNAESGEVLYDTLSQLDENKLIKIVNEYTEMEIINNSALGVDDAIINSFIADSETLKLLKQSEGIDDENDLSAIRIYKVMRPGEPVVKEAAKTFVNDIFFNPERYDLTSVGRMKMNHKLGIDVPEYVSVLTNEDILKTAKYLIKVKNGQGHIDDRDHLGNRRIRSIGELLANELHLGFVKMQKAIRDKFTGLSNNIDEVMPYDLINPKMITATIMEFFTGGQLSQFMDQTNPLSEVTHKRRLSALGEGGLVKERAGFEVRDVHPTHYGRICPVETPEGQNIGLINTLSTYAKVNDLGFVEAPYKKVVDGKVIDEIVYLTATQEENNVIAPASTALDENGYIIEDLLEVRRDGEMMLARREEVTLIDLCSGMIAGVAASLIPFLEHDDANRALMGSNMQRQAVPLLQATAPIVGTGMESVIARDAWENIKAKRGGIVEKVDNKNIFILGEDEAGPFIDHYSLEKNLRTNQNTTFSQHPIVRKGEEIKAGQIIADGSSMELGELAIGKNALIAFMPWNGYNYEDAIVINERMIREDAFTSVHIYEKEIEARELKDGVEEITKDIPNIKEEDLLHLDESGIVKIGTEVKPGMILVGKVSPKGEVKPTPEERLLRAIFGEKAGHVVNKSLYATASMEGVVVDVKIFTKKGYEKDNRANQAYEDEKAELEKEHHDRLLMLDREEMLKVTSLLSKNPLAAEQVVNKKEYKKGDIIDKVEFENINRFTLNSIVKSFSKEIQKQYEELKNHFQNEKKKLKEEHDAKIEILGKDDILPSGVVKLVKVYIATKRKLKVGDKMAGRHGNKGIVSNIVPEVDMPYLPSGQIVDIVLNPLGVPSRMNIGQILESHLGLVGYRLGEQIAEIFEDKKGEWVANLRAKMIEIASVSSLMSAEKALNALSDEELIKYARDWSKGVRFATPIFEGVKPEEFAKLFEMAKIDSDGKTELYDGRTGSKIRERVNVGCMYMLKLHHLVDEKVHARSTGPYSLVTQQPVGGKALFGGQRFGEMEVWALEAYGAAHTLREMLTVKSDDIEGRLSAYKALTRGENVPETGIPETFFVLTNELKSLALDVEIYDKDESDE, via the coding sequence ATGTTAAATAGTTTATACTCAGGAAATCGATTAAGAGTTGATTTTTCGGATGTTGTCAAAGAGATAGATGTTCCTAACTTATTACAATTGCAAAAAAAAAGCTTTGATAATTTTTTAAATTTAGATAATTCACAAACAGAAAGTGGAATAGAAAAAGTTTTTAGATCAATTTTTCCTATACATGATGCACAAAATCGTTTAAGTTTGGAATATGTTAGCTCAGAAATAGGAAAACCAAAATACACAATAAGAGAATGTATAGAGAGAGGTCTTACATACTCTGTTAATTTAAAAATGAAAATTCGTCTAATAGTTCATGAAAAAGATGAAAAAACTGGCGAAAAAATTGGTATAAAAGATATAAAAGAACAAGAAATTTTTATACGTGAAATTCCACTAATGACAGATAGAATTTCATTTATAATAAATGGTGTTGAACGTGTTGTTGTAAACCAATTGCACAGAAGCCCAGGAGTTATTTTCAAACAAGAAGAAAGTTCAACAGTTGTAAATAAATTAATATACACAGCCCAAATTATACCTGATAGAGGTTCTTGGCTGTATTTTGAATATGATACAAAAGATGTTTTATATGTAAGAATTAATAAACGTAGAAAAGTGCCTGTTACTATATTATTTAGAGCACTTGGTTATAAAAAACAAGATATAATTAAATTATTTTATCCTATACAAACTTTAAATATTAAAAATAATAAATTTTTAACCCCTTTTAATCCAGATGATTATGTAGGCAGGGTTGAATATGATATTAAAGATGAAAATGGAAATGTTGTTCATCAAGCTGGAAAAAGATTAACTAAGAAAAAAATAGATAAATTGATAGAAGATGGTCTTAAAACCGTTGAATATCCTATTGAAGGACTGATTGGTAGATATCTTGCAAGCCCTCTTGTAAATGCTGAAAGCGGAGAGGTTCTTTATGATACATTATCTCAACTTGATGAAAATAAACTTATAAAAATCGTAAATGAATACACAGAGATGGAGATAATAAATAACTCAGCCTTAGGTGTTGATGATGCAATCATTAACTCATTTATTGCTGATTCTGAAACTTTAAAACTTCTTAAGCAGTCAGAAGGTATTGATGATGAAAATGATTTATCTGCTATAAGAATTTATAAAGTTATGAGACCTGGCGAGCCTGTCGTTAAAGAGGCTGCTAAAACTTTTGTTAATGATATTTTCTTTAATCCTGAAAGGTATGATTTAACAAGTGTTGGTCGTATGAAAATGAATCATAAGCTTGGTATAGATGTTCCAGAATATGTTTCTGTTTTGACAAATGAAGATATATTAAAAACAGCTAAATATCTTATTAAAGTTAAAAACGGACAAGGCCATATAGACGACAGAGATCACCTTGGTAACCGTAGAATACGTTCAATTGGAGAATTATTAGCCAATGAACTTCATCTTGGTTTTGTTAAAATGCAAAAAGCTATTCGTGATAAATTTACAGGCCTTAGTAACAATATCGATGAAGTTATGCCTTATGATTTAATTAATCCTAAAATGATAACTGCAACTATTATGGAATTCTTTACAGGTGGACAACTTAGTCAGTTTATGGATCAAACAAACCCACTTAGCGAAGTAACACACAAAAGAAGATTGTCTGCACTTGGTGAAGGTGGTTTGGTTAAAGAGCGTGCTGGATTTGAGGTGCGTGACGTTCATCCTACACACTATGGAAGAATTTGTCCTGTTGAGACCCCAGAAGGTCAAAACATAGGTCTTATAAACACACTTTCTACTTATGCTAAGGTTAATGATCTTGGTTTTGTTGAAGCACCTTATAAAAAAGTTGTTGATGGCAAAGTGATTGATGAGATAGTTTACTTAACTGCTACACAAGAAGAAAATAATGTAATTGCTCCGGCATCAACGGCTCTTGATGAAAATGGATATATTATAGAGGATTTACTTGAAGTTAGACGAGATGGTGAGATGATGCTTGCTCGTCGCGAAGAGGTTACTCTTATAGACTTATGCTCTGGTATGATAGCTGGTGTTGCTGCTTCTTTAATTCCTTTCTTAGAACACGATGATGCTAACCGTGCTTTGATGGGTTCAAACATGCAAAGACAGGCTGTGCCTTTGTTGCAAGCTACTGCCCCTATTGTTGGTACTGGTATGGAAAGTGTTATTGCTCGTGATGCTTGGGAAAATATCAAAGCTAAACGTGGCGGTATTGTTGAAAAAGTTGATAATAAAAATATATTTATATTAGGCGAAGATGAAGCAGGTCCATTTATAGATCACTACTCTCTTGAAAAAAATCTTAGAACAAACCAAAACACTACTTTTTCTCAACATCCTATCGTAAGAAAAGGCGAAGAGATAAAAGCTGGTCAAATTATAGCCGATGGTTCTAGTATGGAACTAGGCGAACTTGCTATAGGTAAAAATGCTTTAATAGCTTTCATGCCTTGGAACGGATATAACTATGAGGATGCTATTGTTATAAACGAAAGAATGATTCGTGAAGATGCATTTACAAGTGTTCATATTTATGAAAAAGAGATAGAAGCTAGAGAGCTTAAAGATGGCGTTGAAGAGATAACAAAAGATATACCAAATATAAAAGAAGAAGATTTATTACATCTTGATGAGAGCGGAATTGTCAAGATAGGTACCGAAGTAAAACCAGGTATGATTTTAGTTGGTAAAGTTTCTCCAAAAGGTGAAGTAAAACCAACTCCAGAAGAGCGTTTATTGCGTGCTATTTTTGGAGAAAAAGCAGGACATGTTGTAAATAAATCACTTTATGCTACAGCTTCTATGGAAGGTGTTGTTGTTGATGTTAAAATTTTCACAAAAAAAGGTTATGAAAAAGACAATAGAGCAAACCAAGCTTATGAAGATGAAAAAGCTGAATTAGAAAAAGAACATCATGATAGACTTTTAATGCTTGATAGGGAAGAGATGTTAAAAGTTACATCTTTATTGTCAAAAAATCCTTTGGCTGCAGAACAAGTTGTAAACAAAAAAGAGTATAAAAAAGGTGATATTATAGATAAGGTTGAGTTTGAAAATATTAACCGTTTTACTTTAAACTCAATAGTTAAAAGTTTTTCTAAAGAAATTCAAAAACAATATGAAGAGTTAAAAAATCACTTCCAAAATGAAAAGAAAAAACTAAAAGAAGAACATGACGCTAAGATAGAAATTTTAGGCAAAGATGATATTTTGCCTAGTGGTGTTGTTAAACTTGTTAAAGTTTATATAGCTACCAAGAGAAAACTAAAAGTCGGTGATAAAATGGCTGGTCGTCACGGTAATAAAGGTATTGTTTCAAATATAGTTCCAGAAGTTGACATGCCATATCTTCCAAGTGGCCAGATTGTAGATATAGTCTTAAATCCACTTGGTGTTCCAAGCCGTATGAATATAGGTCAAATTTTAGAAAGTCACTTGGGTCTTGTTGGATATCGTTTGGGTGAGCAAATAGCTGAAATTTTTGAAGACAAAAAAGGTGAATGGGTAGCTAATTTAAGGGCTAAAATGATAGAAATAGCAAGTGTTTCTAGTCTTATGAGTGCCGAAAAAGCACTAAATGCTTTAAGTGATGAAGAACTTATTAAGTATGCTAGAGATTGGAGCAAAGGTGTTAGATTTGCTACTCCTATCTTTGAAGGTGTAAAACCAGAAGAATTTGCAAAACTTTTTGAAATGGCTAAGATTGATAGTGATGGTAAAACTGAACTTTATGATGGAAGAACTGGTTCTAAGATAAGAGAAAGAGTTAATGTTGGTTGTATGTATATGCTAAAACTTCACCATCTTGTTGATGAAAAAGTGCATGCAAGAAGTACAGGGCCTTATAGCTTGGTTACTCAGCAACCAGTTGGCGGTAAAGCACTGTTTGGTGGTCAAAGATTTGGAGAGATGGAGGTTTGGGCGCTTGAAGCTTATGGAGCAGCTCATACACTTCGTGAAATGTTAACAGTTAAATCAGATGATATAGAAGGAAGATTGTCAGCTTACAAGGCGTTGACTCGTGGTGAAAATGTTCCTGAGACAGGAATTCCTGAAACATTTTTTGTTCTTACAAATGAGTTAAAATCATTGGCACTTGATGTTGAGATATATGATAAGGATGAATCAGATGAATGA
- the rplJ gene encoding 50S ribosomal protein L10 encodes MTRSKKSEVILGLENEFKEAQAIVVCDYRGLNVKKLEVLRNSAREQGVKVQVIKNTLANIALNNVNKDGLELKDTNIYVWGEDQLSVTKVVAKFEENNSDLFKIKLAHIDGEVTDANKVRALSKMPSRDELIAMLLQVWNAPIQNFTIGLNALKEKKEQAV; translated from the coding sequence GTGACACGTAGCAAAAAATCTGAAGTTATATTAGGTTTAGAAAACGAATTTAAAGAAGCACAAGCTATAGTTGTTTGTGATTATCGTGGTTTAAATGTAAAAAAACTTGAAGTATTAAGAAATTCTGCTAGAGAGCAGGGTGTTAAGGTTCAAGTTATAAAAAATACACTTGCTAATATAGCATTAAATAATGTTAATAAAGATGGTCTTGAGCTTAAAGATACAAACATATATGTTTGGGGTGAAGATCAACTATCTGTAACAAAAGTTGTTGCTAAATTTGAAGAAAATAATAGTGATCTTTTTAAAATCAAATTAGCACATATAGACGGTGAAGTTACAGATGCAAATAAAGTTAGAGCATTGTCTAAAATGCCTAGCCGTGATGAACTTATTGCAATGCTTTTGCAAGTTTGGAATGCGCCAATTCAAAATTTTACAATTGGATTAAATGCGCTTAAAGAAAAAAAAGAACAAGCAGTATAA
- the rpoC gene encoding DNA-directed RNA polymerase subunit beta' — MNELKPIEIKEEQRPRDFEAFQLRLASPERIKSWSYGEVKKPETINYRTLKPERDGLFCAKIFGPIRDYECLCGKYKKMRYKGIKCEKCGVEVTSSKVRRSRMGHIELVTPVAHIWYVNSLPSRIGTLLGIKMKDLERVLYYEAYIVETPGDAFYDNENTKKVEKYDVLNEEQYQLLLQRYENNGFSARMGGEVIHDMLADLDLTDILFNLKADMETTNSEAKKKSIVKRLKVVESFLNSGNRPEWMMITNLPVLPPDLRPLVSLDGGKFAVSDVNDLYRRVINRNSRLKRLMELDAPEIIIRNEKRMLQEAVDALFDNGRRANAVKGANKRPLKSLSEIIKGKQGRFRQNLLGKRVDFSGRSVIVVGPKLRMDQCGLPKKMALELFKPHLLARLEEKGYATTVKQAKKMIEDKTNEVWECLEEVVKDHPVMLNRAPTLHKLSIQAFHPVLVEGKAIQLHPLVCAAFNADFDGDQMAVHVPLSQEAISECKILMLSSMNILLPASGKAITVPSQDMVLGIYYLSLQRDDVLGANKIFASVDEVMIAEEAHSLGLHAKIKTIVDGRTIFTTAGRLILRSIIPNFVPENLWNKVMKKKDISALVDYVYKNGGLEVTAEFLDKLKNLGFRYATKAGISISIADIIVPENKQKLIDEAKKKVRDIQKQYGGGLLTDSERYNKIVDIWTDTNNSVASEMMNLVKNDKGGFNSIYMMADSGARGSAAQIRQLAGMRGLMAKPDGSIIETPIVSNFREGLNMMEYFISTHGARKGLADTALKTANAGYLTRKLIDVAQNVKVTMHDCGTHEGVEITEITENGELIESLEERVLGRVLADDVIDPITNEILFSEGTLMDEEKSKVLSESGIKAVSIRTPITCKAGKGVCAKCYGINLGEGKLVKPGEAVGIISAQSIGEPGTQLTLRTFHIGGTASTEQQDRQIVAQKEGFIRYYNLNTYENNGKIIVANRRSAAVLLVEPKIKSAISGTIEIETAHEDINVTVKNKKEEVKYTIRRGDLAKPNELAGVSGKIEGKLYIPYSNGDEVSENESIVEVIKEGWNVPNRIPFASELKIQDGEPVTQKILAGAEGAIKYFILKGDYLDRVKDIKKGQKVEQKGLFVIVSDKDGREAVRHYIPRNSIIELDDNSNVSTSSVVALPDSNDKLIIAEWDPYSTPIIAEESGVVSFEDIEPGYSVSEQFDEATGQSRLVVNEYLPSGVKPTIIVATKNGGLIRYQLDPKTAIFVSDGASVAQADILAKTPKAVAKSKDITGGLPRVSELFEARRPKNTAVVAEIDGVVRFDKPLRSKERIIIEAEDGASAEYLIDKTRQIQVRSGEFVHAGEKLTDGLISSHDILRILGEKALHYYLISEIQQVYRSQGVAIADKHIEIIVSQMLRQVKIVDSGNTNFIIGDLISRAKFKEENERIMRMGGEPAIAEPVLLGVTRAAIGSDSVISAASFQETTKVLTEASIAAKFDYLEDLKENVILGRMIPVGTGLYKDYNVKIKAL; from the coding sequence ATGAATGAGTTAAAACCTATTGAGATAAAAGAAGAGCAAAGACCTCGTGATTTTGAGGCCTTTCAACTTCGTTTGGCTAGCCCTGAGAGAATTAAATCTTGGAGCTACGGAGAGGTAAAAAAACCAGAAACCATAAACTATAGAACTTTAAAACCTGAGCGTGATGGTCTTTTTTGTGCAAAAATTTTTGGCCCTATTCGTGATTATGAGTGCCTTTGTGGAAAATACAAAAAAATGCGTTACAAAGGCATCAAGTGCGAAAAATGTGGTGTTGAAGTAACAAGTTCTAAAGTTAGAAGATCACGTATGGGTCACATAGAATTAGTAACTCCAGTTGCTCATATTTGGTATGTTAACTCTTTGCCAAGCAGAATAGGTACATTGCTTGGCATAAAAATGAAAGACTTGGAGCGTGTACTATACTATGAAGCATATATAGTTGAAACTCCAGGAGATGCTTTTTATGATAATGAAAATACAAAAAAAGTAGAAAAATATGATGTTTTAAATGAAGAGCAATATCAGCTTTTGTTGCAACGTTATGAAAATAATGGTTTTTCTGCAAGAATGGGTGGTGAAGTTATTCACGATATGCTTGCAGATCTTGATTTAACTGATATTTTATTTAACCTTAAAGCAGATATGGAAACTACAAATTCAGAGGCTAAGAAAAAAAGTATCGTAAAACGCCTAAAAGTCGTTGAAAGCTTTTTGAACTCTGGCAACCGCCCTGAATGGATGATGATAACCAATTTACCTGTTTTACCACCTGACTTAAGACCTCTTGTTAGTCTTGATGGTGGAAAATTTGCTGTATCTGATGTAAATGACTTGTATCGTAGAGTTATAAATAGAAATAGTCGTTTAAAGCGTTTAATGGAACTTGATGCACCTGAGATTATTATTAGAAATGAAAAAAGAATGCTTCAAGAAGCTGTTGATGCTTTATTTGATAATGGTCGTCGTGCAAATGCCGTAAAAGGTGCAAATAAACGCCCGCTTAAATCTCTTTCTGAAATAATTAAAGGAAAACAAGGACGTTTCCGTCAAAATCTACTTGGTAAACGTGTTGACTTTTCTGGTCGTTCAGTTATTGTTGTTGGACCAAAGTTAAGAATGGATCAGTGCGGATTGCCTAAAAAAATGGCACTTGAATTATTTAAGCCACATTTATTAGCTCGTCTTGAAGAAAAAGGATATGCTACAACTGTAAAACAAGCTAAAAAAATGATAGAAGACAAAACTAATGAAGTTTGGGAGTGCCTTGAGGAGGTTGTTAAAGACCACCCGGTTATGTTAAACCGTGCACCTACGCTACATAAATTGTCAATTCAAGCATTCCACCCTGTTTTGGTTGAAGGTAAAGCTATACAGTTGCACCCTCTTGTTTGTGCTGCATTTAATGCCGACTTTGATGGTGACCAGATGGCTGTTCACGTTCCACTTAGTCAAGAAGCTATATCAGAATGCAAAATACTTATGCTTAGTTCTATGAATATCTTGCTTCCAGCAAGTGGTAAGGCTATAACAGTTCCTTCACAGGATATGGTTTTGGGAATTTATTACCTAAGCTTGCAAAGAGATGATGTTTTGGGTGCAAATAAAATTTTTGCTAGTGTTGATGAAGTTATGATAGCGGAAGAAGCACACTCTTTAGGCTTGCATGCTAAGATAAAAACAATAGTTGATGGACGTACTATATTTACAACTGCTGGTAGACTTATACTTCGTTCTATTATACCTAACTTTGTTCCTGAAAATTTATGGAATAAGGTTATGAAGAAAAAAGATATATCAGCATTGGTTGATTATGTTTATAAAAATGGTGGATTAGAAGTTACAGCTGAGTTTTTAGATAAACTTAAAAATTTAGGTTTTAGATATGCTACAAAGGCTGGTATTTCTATATCTATTGCTGATATTATTGTTCCTGAAAATAAACAAAAACTTATAGATGAAGCTAAGAAAAAAGTTCGCGACATACAAAAACAATATGGCGGTGGTTTATTAACAGATTCTGAAAGATATAATAAAATAGTTGATATTTGGACAGATACAAATAACTCTGTTGCTAGTGAGATGATGAACCTTGTTAAAAATGACAAAGGTGGATTTAACTCAATTTATATGATGGCAGACTCCGGTGCTAGGGGTAGTGCAGCTCAGATTCGTCAGCTTGCTGGTATGCGTGGTCTTATGGCAAAACCTGATGGCTCTATTATTGAAACACCTATTGTTTCTAACTTCCGTGAAGGTCTAAATATGATGGAATACTTCATTTCTACCCACGGTGCTAGAAAAGGTCTTGCAGATACTGCACTAAAAACAGCAAATGCTGGTTATCTAACAAGAAAACTAATAGATGTTGCTCAAAATGTTAAGGTTACTATGCATGATTGTGGTACTCACGAAGGTGTTGAAATAACTGAAATAACTGAAAATGGTGAGCTTATAGAAAGCCTTGAAGAAAGAGTTCTTGGTAGAGTTTTAGCTGATGATGTTATTGACCCTATAACAAACGAAATTTTATTTAGTGAAGGTACTTTGATGGATGAAGAGAAGTCAAAAGTGCTTAGCGAATCAGGAATCAAAGCGGTTAGTATAAGAACTCCTATAACTTGTAAAGCTGGAAAAGGTGTTTGTGCTAAATGTTACGGTATAAACCTAGGTGAGGGTAAATTGGTTAAGCCAGGTGAGGCTGTCGGTATTATCTCAGCTCAGTCTATTGGTGAGCCAGGAACGCAACTTACTCTTAGAACATTCCACATAGGTGGTACTGCTTCTACTGAACAGCAAGACAGACAGATAGTAGCTCAAAAAGAGGGCTTTATAAGATATTATAATCTAAATACTTATGAAAATAATGGAAAGATTATAGTAGCTAATAGAAGAAGTGCTGCTGTGCTTTTAGTTGAGCCAAAAATAAAATCTGCCATAAGTGGTACTATAGAGATAGAAACAGCTCACGAAGATATAAACGTAACAGTTAAGAATAAAAAAGAAGAAGTTAAATACACCATAAGACGTGGCGATTTAGCTAAACCTAACGAACTTGCTGGTGTAAGTGGAAAGATAGAAGGAAAGCTTTATATTCCTTATTCTAACGGTGATGAAGTATCTGAAAATGAAAGTATAGTTGAAGTTATTAAAGAGGGATGGAATGTTCCAAATCGTATTCCTTTTGCAAGTGAACTTAAAATACAAGATGGTGAACCTGTAACACAAAAGATATTAGCTGGTGCTGAAGGAGCTATAAAATACTTTATTCTAAAAGGTGATTATCTAGATAGAGTAAAAGATATTAAAAAAGGTCAAAAAGTAGAGCAAAAAGGCTTGTTTGTAATAGTTTCTGATAAAGATGGAAGAGAGGCTGTTAGACATTATATTCCTAGAAATTCTATAATAGAACTAGATGATAATTCAAATGTGTCTACAAGCAGTGTAGTAGCCCTTCCTGATAGTAATGATAAGCTTATTATTGCCGAGTGGGATCCTTATTCTACTCCTATTATTGCTGAGGAATCAGGTGTTGTTAGTTTTGAAGATATAGAACCTGGATATAGTGTATCAGAGCAATTTGATGAAGCAACAGGTCAAAGCCGTTTAGTTGTAAATGAATATCTTCCAAGTGGTGTTAAGCCTACTATTATAGTAGCTACTAAAAATGGTGGCTTGATAAGATATCAATTAGACCCTAAAACAGCTATATTTGTTTCAGATGGGGCTAGTGTAGCTCAAGCTGATATTTTAGCGAAGACTCCAAAAGCTGTTGCTAAGTCAAAAGATATTACCGGTGGTCTTCCTCGTGTTAGTGAGTTGTTTGAGGCAAGACGTCCTAAAAATACAGCTGTTGTTGCTGAGATTGATGGTGTAGTTAGATTTGATAAACCTCTTCGTTCTAAGGAGAGAATTATTATTGAAGCTGAAGATGGGGCAAGCGCTGAATACTTGATAGACAAAACACGTCAAATTCAAGTAAGAAGTGGCGAGTTTGTTCATGCTGGTGAAAAACTAACAGATGGCCTTATATCAAGTCATGATATACTAAGAATACTTGGTGAAAAAGCATTGCACTATTATTTGATAAGTGAAATTCAGCAAGTTTATCGTAGTCAAGGTGTTGCGATAGCTGATAAACATATTGAAATAATAGTTTCTCAAATGTTGCGTCAGGTTAAGATAGTTGATAGTGGAAACACTAACTTTATAATTGGAGACCTTATCTCTAGAGCTAAGTTTAAAGAAGAAAACGAGCGTATTATGAGAATGGGTGGAGAGCCTGCTATCGCAGAACCTGTATTGCTTGGTGTTACTAGGGCGGCCATTGGAAGTGATAGTGTTATATCTGCTGCTTCTTTCCAAGAAACCACAAAGGTACTGACAGAGGCCTCTATTGCAGCTAAATTTGATTATTTAGAAGATCTAAAAGAAAACGTTATACTTGGTCGTATGATTCCTGTTGGAACAGGTTTATACAAAGACTATAATGTAAAAATAAAAGCTCTTTAA
- the modB gene encoding molybdate ABC transporter permease subunit, protein MFGIDFSPFYVSLKLSLITTFILFVVVTPLAYFFARVDFRFKPFFESLVSLPLVLPPSVLGFYLLLFLSPYSTFGKFIESTFDIRLVFNFYGLVVASCIYSLPFMFSPLQSGFSNLKNNLFEASYSLGKGKLATLFFVALPNIKSSLLTALVISFAHTMGEFGVVLMIGGSIGDETRVASIAIFESVEMLDYDKANIYSMCMLVFSFSILFLLYFLNLKTKNNFK, encoded by the coding sequence ATGTTTGGTATAGATTTTTCCCCTTTTTATGTATCGTTAAAACTCTCTTTGATTACTACTTTTATTTTATTTGTAGTAGTTACACCTTTGGCATATTTTTTTGCAAGAGTTGATTTTAGATTTAAACCATTTTTTGAATCTCTTGTTTCGCTTCCTTTGGTATTACCACCTAGTGTGCTTGGGTTTTATCTATTGCTTTTTTTATCTCCATATTCTACTTTTGGAAAATTTATAGAAAGCACTTTTGATATTCGCTTAGTTTTTAATTTTTATGGTTTGGTTGTTGCTAGTTGCATTTACTCCTTGCCTTTTATGTTTTCACCACTTCAATCTGGTTTTTCAAATTTAAAAAATAATCTTTTTGAAGCAAGTTATTCTCTTGGTAAAGGTAAGCTTGCAACTCTTTTTTTTGTTGCCTTGCCAAACATAAAATCAAGTTTACTTACAGCTTTAGTTATAAGTTTTGCTCATACTATGGGCGAGTTTGGGGTTGTTTTGATGATAGGCGGAAGCATAGGAGATGAGACTAGGGTTGCTAGTATAGCGATATTTGAGTCAGTTGAAATGCTTGATTATGATAAAGCAAATATATACTCTATGTGTATGCTTGTGTTTAGTTTTAGTATTTTATTTTTGTTATACTTTTTAAATTTAAAGACAAAAAATAATTTTAAATAA